Proteins from a genomic interval of Verrucomicrobium sp.:
- a CDS encoding SRPBCC family protein: protein MVEGIKNWLAAPIGRWAYFSQGFILIAVKYNLDRVIAWVGFRRTWQMSSYVKPHASASIDAVGVSEQGFYLALLLTALPFLFMGLALTWKRLKSAGLHGGLCLLFFVPAVNLLFFLLLSLLPPRSAERASSVPPPLPGGWDWLTGALGSIGIVGLVGTGLVVLGVKVLHNYGSGLFVALPFELGLTSVLIYNYRWPRGLGASLRVAVLPVVFIGAALFAIPFEGLICLLMAAPIALVLALAGGLVGYAIQKARHARVSPVVAAAILAATPLFMGMESWIDLEPPVLQVSSQVDIDAPPEKVWPNVVAFSAIPEKREWLFHTGIAYPTHARIDGCGVGAVRHCIFSTGEFVEPVQKWDPPRLLAFSVTHQPEPLDELTPYAHIHPPHLDGYIVSKHGELRLVPLAGNRTRLEGTTWYTNRIWPVNYWELWSDFIIHRIHLRVLNHIKALSETTPA from the coding sequence ATGGTGGAAGGTATCAAGAACTGGCTGGCCGCTCCAATCGGGCGGTGGGCCTATTTCTCGCAAGGGTTCATTCTCATTGCGGTGAAGTACAATCTGGATCGCGTGATTGCCTGGGTTGGTTTTAGGCGCACGTGGCAGATGTCGAGCTATGTGAAGCCGCATGCCAGCGCGTCGATCGATGCCGTGGGCGTTTCGGAGCAGGGGTTTTATTTGGCGCTTCTCCTCACTGCGCTTCCGTTCCTTTTCATGGGGCTCGCGCTGACGTGGAAGCGGCTCAAGTCGGCGGGGCTTCATGGGGGGCTTTGCCTTCTGTTCTTCGTGCCGGCGGTGAATCTGCTGTTTTTCCTTTTGCTCAGCCTTCTTCCTCCCCGCTCCGCTGAGAGGGCGAGCAGCGTCCCTCCGCCGTTGCCGGGGGGATGGGATTGGCTGACGGGAGCCCTGGGCAGCATCGGGATCGTCGGCCTGGTGGGGACCGGACTGGTGGTGCTGGGCGTGAAGGTGCTGCACAACTACGGCTCGGGCCTTTTCGTTGCGCTTCCGTTCGAGCTCGGACTGACATCGGTGCTGATCTACAATTACCGGTGGCCCAGGGGCCTGGGAGCGAGCCTTAGGGTGGCGGTGCTGCCGGTGGTTTTTATTGGCGCGGCTTTGTTTGCCATTCCGTTTGAGGGCCTGATTTGTCTTCTCATGGCGGCGCCGATCGCGCTGGTTTTGGCGCTGGCCGGGGGCCTTGTCGGTTATGCGATCCAGAAGGCGAGGCACGCCCGCGTCTCTCCCGTGGTCGCGGCGGCGATCCTTGCCGCGACGCCGTTGTTCATGGGCATGGAGAGCTGGATCGATTTGGAACCGCCCGTCTTGCAGGTGAGCTCCCAGGTCGATATCGACGCGCCGCCGGAAAAGGTTTGGCCGAACGTCGTCGCCTTTTCGGCGATTCCGGAAAAGCGGGAGTGGCTTTTCCACACCGGCATCGCCTATCCCACGCACGCCCGGATCGACGGGTGCGGCGTCGGCGCCGTGCGCCACTGCATTTTCTCGACGGGAGAATTTGTCGAGCCCGTCCAAAAATGGGACCCGCCGCGCCTTCTGGCGTTTTCTGTGACGCATCAGCCGGAGCCGCTGGATGAGCTGACTCCGTATGCGCACATCCACCCACCCCACTTGGACGGCTACATCGTTTCAAAGCACGGGGAGCTTCGCCTGGTGCCGCTGGCGGGAAACCGCACGCGGCTGGAAGGGACGACGTGGTACACGAACCGGATCTGGCCCGTGAATTACTGGGAGCTCTGGAGCGACTTCATCATCCACCGCATCCATCTGCGCGTGCTGAATCATATCAAGGCCCTCTCGGAAACCACCCCGGCTTAG
- a CDS encoding TIGR01777 family oxidoreductase, which yields MKIVLPGGTGQVGTLLARALHRDGHEVVVLSRRVRPAPWRVVAWDGRTVGAWAGELEGADAVINLAGRSVNCRYGPENRREIKDSRVDSVRAVGLAIAGAARPPAVWLQASTATIYAHRYDAANEEDGLLGGGEPGVPETWNFSIDVATSWEKAVEEAGPLPKTRVVLLRSAIVMTPGAGGPFNLLSWLVRLGLGGRSGDGKQYVSWIHGDDFVRAVYWLIENGGLSGCVNLAAPQPLSNASFMRGLRRAWGVPFGLPASAWMLEIAAFFLRTETELVLKSRYVVPGRLLREGFAFQHPQWEEAARDLRRYRRSITTCFRRPPGISTLRVATSGSSLKAWCTVHRS from the coding sequence ATGAAAATCGTTCTTCCCGGCGGCACGGGCCAGGTGGGGACGCTGCTGGCCCGCGCCCTTCATCGCGACGGGCATGAGGTCGTCGTCTTGAGCCGGCGGGTTCGGCCGGCCCCCTGGCGGGTGGTGGCTTGGGACGGCCGGACCGTCGGGGCGTGGGCCGGGGAGCTGGAGGGGGCGGACGCCGTGATCAATCTGGCGGGTCGGAGCGTCAATTGCCGTTACGGCCCGGAGAACCGGCGGGAGATCAAAGACTCCCGGGTGGATTCGGTCCGGGCGGTCGGCCTGGCGATCGCCGGTGCCGCGCGTCCCCCCGCCGTTTGGCTGCAAGCCAGCACGGCGACGATTTACGCCCACCGCTACGACGCCGCCAATGAGGAGGACGGGCTTTTGGGCGGCGGCGAGCCGGGGGTTCCCGAAACGTGGAACTTCAGCATCGATGTGGCCACGTCTTGGGAAAAAGCGGTAGAGGAGGCGGGGCCGCTGCCGAAAACCCGCGTGGTTTTGCTGCGCTCGGCCATTGTCATGACGCCCGGGGCCGGCGGCCCGTTTAACCTGTTGTCCTGGCTGGTCCGCCTGGGGCTGGGGGGACGCTCGGGCGACGGAAAGCAATACGTCTCGTGGATTCACGGGGACGACTTTGTCCGGGCGGTTTATTGGCTGATAGAAAACGGGGGGCTTTCCGGCTGCGTCAACCTCGCCGCCCCCCAACCCCTGTCGAACGCTTCGTTCATGCGGGGACTGCGCCGGGCTTGGGGCGTTCCTTTCGGCCTGCCTGCGTCCGCCTGGATGCTGGAGATTGCGGCGTTCTTTCTGAGGACGGAGACGGAGCTGGTCCTGAAAAGCCGCTATGTGGTGCCGGGACGGCTGTTGCGGGAGGGCTTTGCCTTTCAGCACCCGCAATGGGAAGAGGCCGCGCGCGATTTGCGGCGTTACCGCCGCTCGATCACGACCTGCTTCAGGCGGCCGCCGGGCATTTCCACGCTGCGGGTGGCCACTTCGGGGTCGTCTTTGAAGGCCTGGTGCACGGTCCACCGCTCGTAG
- a CDS encoding KH domain-containing protein has product MSTVQEGQSPREVLELMLGHLGLVFEIEESHDTARDRVLLNIRTREPARLIGRDGRTVDDLQYLLNRMIDRGEGDGGRIVVDVEGYRQKEEHEFLEQIRVRAERVRQTGETETLPPMNAYERWTVHQAFKDDPEVATRSVEMPGGRLKQVVIERR; this is encoded by the coding sequence ATGAGCACCGTACAGGAAGGGCAAAGTCCGCGGGAAGTCCTGGAACTGATGCTGGGTCACCTCGGCCTCGTCTTTGAGATCGAGGAGAGCCACGACACCGCGCGCGACCGCGTGCTGCTGAACATCCGCACGCGCGAGCCCGCGCGCCTCATCGGGCGCGACGGGCGCACCGTCGACGACCTGCAATACCTCCTCAACCGGATGATCGACCGGGGAGAGGGGGACGGCGGCCGCATCGTCGTCGACGTCGAGGGCTACCGGCAGAAGGAAGAGCACGAATTTCTGGAGCAGATCCGCGTCCGGGCCGAGCGCGTCCGCCAGACCGGCGAGACCGAGACCCTGCCCCCCATGAACGCCTACGAGCGGTGGACCGTGCACCAGGCCTTCAAAGACGACCCCGAAGTGGCCACCCGCAGCGTGGAAATGCCCGGCGGCCGCCTGAAGCAGGTCGTGATCGAGCGGCGGTAA
- the yidC gene encoding membrane protein insertase YidC has translation MNDTSPKPNWLAVGLSLALIVGWLLYSSYRWPTPQPPAKPAARAEAAAQKPAASAPAIAPSLKSAPKNTAPETRTALANGNLRAIFTSRGGGVARIDLLQHAAQKNADPVVLNGGADDITPVFSLTGWDAAPAAYAQSSDAQSVTYTRTLPGGLRLERRYTLAPGDGYQIELEQKITNPGAQAVTLPEYGMEIGAALPLYDGDLPQTVSANWAQDEGKRYGRVNPGEFNPSNGFLSFGAHPARDAVSSPEKETDLRWAAVKNRFFALVVVPPADRPISSVVGRPVTVFPPGVDAGVFRPATGIQAEARFAPLTLAAGETRTEHYVLYAGPKEHGRLAALGHGAGELMEFGFWSWVAIPLMSILEALHHVIPNYGWVIVFLTLALKIIFWPLQSAANHSMKQMQALAPKQKELSEKYKSDPQRMQMEVMKLYKEYGVNPVGGCLPVLIQIPIFFGFYTMLQSAVQFRHQSWLWVHDLVKPDTIALLPGLHLPVNPLPIIMAVSQWVVMKMTPQATENPQMKIMQFMPLVMLVLFYNFAAALALYWTVNNLVTAVQTYHNLRKPIPLLHRIKKKKKS, from the coding sequence ATGAACGACACCTCTCCCAAGCCGAACTGGCTCGCCGTCGGCCTTTCCCTGGCGCTCATCGTCGGCTGGCTTCTCTACTCCTCCTACCGCTGGCCCACGCCGCAGCCCCCGGCCAAGCCCGCCGCCCGCGCGGAAGCCGCGGCGCAAAAACCGGCCGCCTCCGCTCCGGCAATTGCCCCCAGCCTCAAGTCCGCGCCCAAAAACACGGCGCCGGAGACCCGCACCGCCCTGGCCAACGGAAACCTGCGCGCCATCTTCACCTCCCGCGGCGGCGGCGTGGCCCGCATCGACCTCCTCCAGCACGCGGCGCAGAAGAACGCCGACCCCGTCGTCCTCAACGGCGGCGCGGACGACATCACCCCCGTTTTCAGCCTGACCGGCTGGGACGCCGCGCCCGCCGCGTACGCGCAGTCCTCCGACGCGCAGTCGGTCACCTACACCCGCACGCTTCCCGGCGGCCTCCGCCTGGAGCGCCGCTACACCCTGGCCCCCGGCGACGGCTACCAGATCGAGCTGGAACAGAAGATCACCAACCCCGGCGCGCAGGCCGTCACCCTGCCGGAATACGGCATGGAAATCGGCGCCGCCCTGCCCCTCTACGACGGCGACCTGCCGCAGACCGTCAGCGCCAACTGGGCCCAGGACGAGGGCAAGCGCTACGGCCGCGTCAACCCGGGCGAGTTCAACCCCTCCAACGGCTTTCTAAGCTTCGGCGCCCACCCCGCGCGCGACGCCGTCTCCAGCCCGGAAAAGGAAACCGACCTGCGCTGGGCGGCGGTGAAAAACCGCTTCTTCGCCCTCGTCGTCGTCCCCCCCGCCGACCGGCCCATCTCCTCCGTCGTCGGCCGCCCCGTCACCGTCTTCCCCCCCGGCGTCGACGCGGGCGTCTTCCGCCCCGCCACCGGCATCCAGGCGGAAGCCCGCTTCGCCCCCCTCACGCTGGCCGCCGGGGAAACCCGCACGGAACACTACGTCCTCTACGCCGGCCCCAAGGAGCACGGCCGCCTGGCCGCCCTGGGCCACGGCGCGGGAGAGCTGATGGAATTCGGCTTCTGGAGCTGGGTCGCCATCCCGCTCATGAGCATCCTGGAAGCCCTCCACCACGTCATCCCCAACTACGGCTGGGTCATCGTCTTCCTGACCCTGGCGCTGAAAATCATCTTCTGGCCCCTCCAGTCCGCCGCCAACCACAGCATGAAGCAGATGCAGGCCCTGGCGCCGAAACAGAAAGAACTTTCCGAGAAATACAAGAGCGACCCCCAGCGCATGCAGATGGAAGTCATGAAGCTCTACAAGGAATACGGAGTCAACCCCGTCGGCGGCTGCCTGCCCGTCCTCATCCAGATCCCCATCTTCTTCGGCTTCTACACCATGCTGCAGAGCGCGGTGCAGTTCCGCCACCAGTCCTGGCTCTGGGTCCACGACCTGGTGAAACCGGACACCATCGCCCTCCTGCCCGGCCTGCACCTGCCGGTCAACCCCCTGCCCATCATCATGGCCGTCAGCCAGTGGGTCGTCATGAAGATGACGCCGCAGGCCACCGAAAACCCGCAGATGAAAATCATGCAATTCATGCCCCTGGTCATGCTGGTCCTCTTCTACAACTTCGCCGCCGCGCTGGCCCTCTACTGGACAGTTAACAACCTCGTCACCGCCGTGCAGACCTACCACAACCTGCGCAAACCCATCCCGCTGCTGCACCGCATCAAAAAGAAAAAGAAGTCGTAA
- the yidD gene encoding membrane protein insertion efficiency factor YidD, whose protein sequence is MPAVSDLFARALCALIEGYRRFLSPLKALVGAGASCRYTPTCSAYAQQAIRLHGPARGALLGARRICRCHPWGGGGHDPVPSLYPS, encoded by the coding sequence ATGCCCGCAGTCTCTGACCTCTTCGCCCGCGCCCTTTGCGCGCTCATCGAGGGCTACCGCCGCTTCCTAAGCCCGCTCAAGGCCCTCGTCGGCGCGGGCGCCTCCTGCCGCTACACCCCCACCTGCTCCGCCTACGCCCAGCAGGCCATCCGCCTTCACGGCCCCGCGCGCGGCGCCCTCCTGGGCGCGCGCCGCATCTGCCGCTGCCATCCCTGGGGCGGCGGCGGACACGATCCCGTCCCCTCCCTCTACCCCTCCTAA
- a CDS encoding ribonuclease P protein component, which yields MPATPRPSSRKKLPRRRILRARRFLDAAFSRGEARRITGAALSLLILKREDPAASAPGAEEVAFLVPKKLGCAAVRNRIRRRMREAYRLHFEPERERRLLWLAKAPAVRLEFPGLLAAMKDLHARSL from the coding sequence TTGCCCGCCACACCCAGGCCTAGTTCCAGGAAGAAGCTGCCGCGGCGCCGCATCCTGCGCGCCCGGCGCTTCCTGGACGCCGCCTTCTCCCGGGGAGAGGCCCGCCGGATCACCGGCGCCGCCCTTTCCCTCCTTATCCTGAAACGGGAAGATCCAGCGGCTTCCGCGCCCGGCGCGGAGGAAGTCGCCTTCCTCGTCCCCAAGAAACTGGGCTGCGCGGCGGTGCGCAACCGGATCCGCCGCCGGATGCGGGAAGCCTACCGCCTCCACTTCGAGCCCGAGCGGGAACGCCGCCTTCTTTGGCTGGCCAAGGCTCCCGCCGTCCGGCTTGAATTTCCCGGCCTCCTGGCCGCCATGAAAGACCTGCATGCCCGCAGTCTCTGA
- a CDS encoding ankyrin repeat domain-containing protein, translating into MTSRTPLPMTWEVGQRLGEMLRTGQDLGALARQWAVTSRHFLLPDKTGWTPLHEAARLGRLPSIVQVTGPAQDWFTLADLHARAGSDATPLHYAAGKGCLPDAAALLGPEAKGLTQAQLNVFTSDLGATPLHEAVATDELASYVAVLRLAGEGLTAAPFLIPERDNPARTPLNVAEKWQRLEKLFAPEHWAGRLTEMMELWRHVSEEGRRQLDLERVLNETALLSRRRIEPAVFHGAARAALPGLPEIPTREVRR; encoded by the coding sequence ATGACGTCGCGCACCCCCCTGCCCATGACCTGGGAAGTCGGCCAGCGGCTCGGCGAGATGCTGCGCACCGGGCAGGATCTCGGCGCCTTGGCGAGGCAGTGGGCCGTGACCTCCCGGCATTTTCTCCTGCCGGACAAGACCGGCTGGACCCCGCTGCACGAGGCGGCGCGTCTGGGACGCCTCCCGTCCATCGTCCAGGTGACGGGCCCGGCGCAGGATTGGTTCACCCTGGCCGACCTGCATGCGCGGGCGGGCAGCGACGCCACCCCCCTCCATTACGCCGCGGGGAAGGGGTGCCTGCCGGACGCCGCCGCCCTCCTGGGGCCGGAGGCGAAGGGCCTGACCCAGGCGCAGTTGAACGTCTTCACCTCGGACCTGGGGGCCACGCCCCTGCACGAGGCGGTCGCCACGGACGAGCTGGCCTCCTACGTGGCGGTTCTCCGTCTGGCGGGGGAAGGGCTGACCGCCGCGCCCTTTTTGATCCCGGAACGGGACAATCCCGCGCGGACACCCCTGAACGTGGCGGAAAAGTGGCAGCGCTTGGAGAAACTCTTCGCCCCGGAACATTGGGCGGGCCGCCTGACGGAAATGATGGAGCTGTGGCGGCACGTTTCCGAGGAGGGGAGGCGGCAGCTCGACCTCGAGCGCGTGCTGAACGAGACGGCGCTCCTCAGCCGCCGCCGGATCGAGCCCGCCGTGTTTCACGGGGCGGCGCGGGCGGCGCTGCCGGGCCTGCCGGAGATTCCCACCCGGGAGGTGCGGCGATGA
- a CDS encoding VWA domain-containing protein — MKPADNPLLTAHAVETLPPAQQARIDGLLAASPEARAALDHIEDQVEAIRQAQKSAPQPPPPAPGDDLFAPEHRPALAAVRKKEEKKRRAALWWWGGGVALAALLAVAAYEYLEKKEAEPLSPLVKGRPGPDHAAAAPAIPAPPLPDRPDTPPDAAPPEDSAGAPIRQAPPPHPAFTPRPPAGGPPSSRPPHFPPRAAGGPGAAAPPPAPPRPAPPFPSETTPAASDENISPSLPNTGPQERRLTPGPLRPAPENGGGPGFSLPEFGTSSAAPPPSPAADGGIDEDGPGFQSADFGGDLADQRAPLPLALLSKEEESPLDPSRRLLLVALLPVDAAQTRRPPANLVFLVDDSISMGGPDRLPMFLQAFSRFLDRLQPDDRVALVVYAGDSALLLPSTAAQDKQAILAGFSRLAAVATGRPGASLQIAYDIARANFVRDASGNPGLNRVIAVSDGDLNLGVGEAGGLYDYVSRHTQDGITLSVLGVGREFVLGEKARKLVRTGKGRASATHSVSAIELALDREVAAPPAASLRDLKLELALAPGGTYRLLGFQNGLPRAGSGLPTQPGQGVVAVFELGGAAGGSAAPAEMKLHYHRALPPGSPDETLTRVAGQESASPPAAARTFDEEIAGWEARLAQIPKGSAPSAPAPAAPAPTPSPEAAATEGAEVNPNAVREFQKNAAGWIEPPPPKAGTN; from the coding sequence ATGAAACCGGCGGACAACCCCCTCCTGACGGCCCACGCCGTCGAAACCCTCCCCCCCGCGCAGCAAGCCCGGATCGACGGCCTCCTGGCCGCCTCCCCGGAAGCCCGCGCCGCCCTGGACCACATCGAGGACCAGGTGGAGGCGATCCGCCAGGCGCAAAAATCCGCGCCCCAGCCCCCGCCGCCCGCGCCGGGAGACGACCTCTTCGCCCCGGAGCACCGCCCCGCGCTGGCCGCCGTGCGGAAGAAAGAGGAAAAGAAGCGCCGGGCCGCCCTCTGGTGGTGGGGCGGCGGCGTCGCCCTGGCCGCCCTGCTGGCCGTGGCCGCTTACGAATATTTGGAGAAGAAAGAGGCGGAGCCCCTTTCCCCCCTGGTAAAGGGCCGCCCCGGCCCCGACCACGCCGCCGCCGCGCCCGCGATTCCCGCGCCGCCGCTGCCGGACCGGCCCGACACCCCGCCCGACGCCGCCCCACCCGAAGACAGCGCCGGCGCGCCCATCCGGCAAGCGCCGCCGCCCCATCCCGCCTTTACCCCCCGGCCCCCCGCCGGCGGGCCGCCCTCCTCCCGGCCCCCGCACTTCCCCCCCCGCGCCGCCGGGGGTCCCGGCGCCGCCGCGCCGCCTCCCGCTCCCCCCCGCCCCGCGCCGCCCTTTCCGAGCGAGACCACGCCCGCCGCCTCCGACGAAAACATCTCCCCCTCCCTGCCCAACACCGGGCCGCAGGAACGCCGCCTTACCCCCGGCCCGCTCCGCCCCGCGCCGGAAAACGGCGGCGGCCCGGGCTTCTCCCTGCCCGAATTCGGCACCTCCTCCGCCGCGCCGCCGCCCTCCCCCGCGGCCGACGGCGGCATCGACGAGGACGGCCCCGGCTTCCAATCGGCCGACTTCGGCGGCGACCTGGCCGACCAACGCGCGCCGCTCCCCCTGGCCCTCCTGAGCAAGGAAGAGGAATCGCCGCTCGACCCTTCCCGGCGCCTCCTCCTCGTCGCCCTCCTGCCGGTCGACGCCGCGCAGACCCGCCGCCCCCCGGCCAACCTGGTCTTCCTCGTCGACGACTCGATCTCCATGGGCGGCCCCGACCGCCTCCCCATGTTCCTCCAGGCCTTCAGCCGCTTCCTGGACCGGCTCCAGCCGGACGATCGCGTCGCCCTCGTCGTCTACGCGGGGGACTCCGCGCTCCTCCTCCCCTCCACGGCGGCGCAGGACAAGCAGGCAATCTTGGCCGGCTTCTCCCGCCTGGCCGCCGTGGCCACCGGGCGGCCCGGCGCCAGCCTCCAGATCGCCTACGACATCGCGCGGGCCAACTTCGTCCGCGACGCCAGCGGCAACCCCGGCCTCAACCGCGTCATCGCCGTCAGCGACGGGGACCTGAACCTGGGCGTCGGCGAAGCGGGCGGCCTCTACGACTACGTCTCCCGCCACACCCAGGACGGCATCACCCTGAGCGTCCTGGGCGTCGGCCGGGAATTCGTCCTGGGGGAAAAAGCGCGGAAGCTCGTCCGCACCGGCAAGGGCCGCGCCAGCGCCACCCACTCCGTCTCCGCCATCGAGCTGGCCCTGGACCGGGAGGTCGCCGCTCCGCCCGCCGCCTCCCTGCGCGACCTAAAGCTGGAACTGGCCCTGGCTCCCGGCGGCACCTACCGCCTCCTGGGCTTCCAGAACGGCCTGCCCCGCGCGGGCAGCGGCCTGCCCACACAGCCCGGGCAGGGCGTCGTCGCCGTCTTCGAATTGGGCGGGGCGGCGGGCGGCTCCGCCGCCCCCGCCGAGATGAAGCTCCACTACCACCGCGCCCTTCCCCCCGGCTCCCCGGACGAAACGCTGACGCGGGTGGCCGGACAGGAATCGGCCTCGCCCCCGGCCGCCGCGCGCACCTTCGACGAGGAAATCGCGGGCTGGGAGGCCCGCCTGGCCCAAATCCCCAAGGGCTCCGCGCCCAGCGCGCCCGCCCCCGCCGCGCCCGCGCCAACCCCCAGCCCCGAAGCCGCCGCGACGGAAGGCGCCGAGGTCAACCCCAACGCCGTGCGGGAATTCCAGAAAAACGCGGCGGGATGGATCGAGCCGCCGCCGCCGAAAGCCGGGACTAATTGA
- the folP gene encoding dihydropteroate synthase: MPGLSWKTSRRVLSFGTRPLVMGILNVTPDSFSDGGRWLDPEKAAARALEMEAEGADLIDIGAESTRPGAEPVPEAEECRRLFPVLEALAGRLAVPLSVDTTKEAVAAGALERGAEIVNDVAARPELQALAARTGAGYVLMHARGTPRTMQALAVYGNVAAEVTAFLREGLAEGARRGLDPAQVACDPGFGFAKTAEHNLALLRRLGEVAAVGRPVLVGLSRKSFLKRIAGEAALPLSTGVAEAWAAWQGAHLWRTHDVQAARANSLLVEALATAP, encoded by the coding sequence GTGCCCGGCCTTTCCTGGAAGACCTCCCGGCGCGTCCTCTCCTTTGGGACGCGGCCCCTGGTCATGGGCATCCTCAACGTGACGCCGGACTCCTTTTCCGACGGGGGCCGCTGGCTCGACCCGGAAAAGGCCGCCGCCCGCGCCCTGGAGATGGAGGCGGAGGGGGCCGACCTGATCGACATCGGTGCCGAGTCGACCCGCCCCGGCGCGGAGCCGGTGCCGGAGGCGGAGGAGTGCCGCCGCCTCTTCCCCGTCCTGGAGGCTTTGGCCGGAAGGCTCGCCGTCCCCCTCTCCGTCGACACGACGAAGGAGGCGGTCGCCGCCGGGGCGCTGGAGCGCGGGGCGGAGATCGTCAACGACGTGGCCGCCCGGCCGGAGCTGCAGGCCCTGGCCGCCCGGACCGGCGCGGGCTACGTCCTCATGCACGCGCGGGGCACGCCGCGGACGATGCAGGCGCTGGCCGTCTACGGGAACGTGGCGGCGGAGGTCACCGCCTTCCTGCGGGAGGGGCTCGCGGAAGGGGCCCGCCGGGGCCTCGATCCGGCGCAGGTCGCCTGCGATCCGGGCTTCGGCTTCGCCAAGACGGCGGAGCACAATTTGGCCCTTTTGCGGAGGCTCGGGGAGGTCGCCGCGGTGGGGCGGCCGGTCCTGGTCGGACTTTCGCGCAAGTCGTTCCTGAAAAGGATTGCGGGGGAGGCCGCGTTGCCGCTATCCACGGGCGTGGCGGAGGCGTGGGCCGCCTGGCAGGGGGCGCACCTCTGGCGGACGCACGATGTGCAAGCCGCCCGCGCGAACTCCCTCCTGGTCGAGGCCCTGGCAACCGCTCCCTAG
- the cdaA gene encoding diadenylate cyclase CdaA, producing the protein MNWPHFQPSWLIEILIISTAIYYIWKLFHGTRGARVLTGLTILLVTLIAVSHFLHLSVVSRILDLFSPSFFIGVVVLFQPELRQILAELGTRPVLSGTRQQSEVIEHIVNALEILQRERLGALIAIEGDDVFAPGRSTGTELRSAVSADLLATLFYPKTPLHDGGVIIRGSEVVVAAAIFPLTQKEHLDRALGLRHRAALGLSEETDAVVVVLSEETGTIALAHRGNLIRPLSPDGLRAELTRILL; encoded by the coding sequence ATGAACTGGCCCCACTTCCAACCGAGCTGGCTGATCGAGATCCTCATCATCTCGACGGCCATCTATTACATTTGGAAGCTCTTCCACGGCACGCGCGGCGCGCGGGTCCTCACCGGGCTGACCATCCTTTTGGTCACCCTGATCGCCGTCTCCCACTTCCTCCACCTTTCCGTGGTGAGCCGGATCCTTGACCTCTTCTCTCCCTCCTTCTTCATCGGCGTCGTCGTCCTTTTCCAGCCGGAGCTGCGGCAGATCCTGGCCGAGCTGGGCACCCGCCCCGTCCTCTCCGGCACCCGCCAGCAGAGCGAGGTGATCGAGCACATCGTCAACGCGCTGGAGATCCTCCAGCGGGAGCGCCTGGGCGCGCTCATCGCCATCGAGGGGGACGACGTCTTCGCCCCCGGCCGCTCCACCGGCACCGAGCTGCGCTCCGCCGTGAGCGCCGACCTCCTGGCCACCCTCTTCTACCCGAAGACCCCGCTGCACGACGGTGGCGTCATCATCCGCGGGAGCGAGGTGGTCGTCGCGGCGGCCATCTTCCCCCTCACGCAGAAGGAGCACCTCGACCGCGCCCTGGGCCTGCGCCACCGCGCCGCCCTGGGCCTTTCGGAAGAGACCGACGCCGTCGTCGTCGTCCTCTCGGAGGAGACCGGCACCATCGCCCTGGCCCACCGGGGCAACCTGATCCGCCCGCTCTCCCCCGACGGCCTCCGCGCCGAGCTGACCCGCATCCTCCTGTAG